Proteins encoded in a region of the Candidatus Cloacimonadota bacterium genome:
- a CDS encoding DUF5320 domain-containing protein codes for MPRGDGTGPQGRGPGTGRGQGVGRGLSNTGRLGSNKGGAYGPGGYCICAKCKTKVPHQQGTKCTTIKCPNCGHTMIREELLNAKK; via the coding sequence ATGCCAAGAGGTGACGGAACAGGTCCTCAAGGAAGAGGACCAGGAACTGGTAGAGGACAGGGGGTCGGCAGAGGATTAAGCAACACGGGTAGACTAGGCAGCAACAAAGGCGGTGCTTACGGACCAGGTGGTTATTGCATTTGTGCAAAATGCAAAACAAAAGTTCCACATCAACAAGGAACAAAATGCACAACAATCAAATGCCCAAATTGTGGTCATACTATGATTCGTGAAGAGCTCTTAAATGCGAAAAAATAG
- a CDS encoding cyclic 2,3-diphosphoglycerate synthase, translating into MINPIHSGKRKVIIMGAAGRDFHNFNIYFRDNEQYEVVAFTATQIPDIDDRKYPAELAGSLYPKGISIHSESELGDLIKSKDVDLVVFAYSDVQHEYVMHKASFVNACGADFMLMGAKNAQIKSIKPVISICAVRTGCGKSQTTRRVIDVLKVMGKKIVVIRHPMPYGNLVKQKLQRFETYEDLDKYNCTIEEREEYEPHINNNTVVYAGVDYEAILHEAEKESDIIIWDGGNNDISFYKTDLQITVVDPHRAGHELKYYPGETNLRLADVVVINKIDSANNNDILTVRENIQKINPKAVVVDAASPISVDKPEIIKGKRVLVVEDGPTLTHGEMKYGAGIVAAKKFGCKELVDPRPFTVGTITKTFEKYPEIGLLLPAMGYSAKQINDLEETINNTDCDSVIIATPIDLNRIINIDKPTARVRYYLQEIGYPNLQDVLRDFVKSLK; encoded by the coding sequence ATGATAAATCCCATTCATTCCGGGAAGCGAAAAGTTATCATTATGGGTGCTGCTGGAAGAGATTTTCATAATTTCAATATCTACTTTCGTGATAATGAGCAATATGAAGTTGTAGCTTTTACTGCTACTCAGATTCCAGATATTGATGATAGAAAATATCCTGCTGAATTAGCTGGAAGTCTTTATCCCAAAGGTATATCAATTCATTCAGAGTCAGAATTAGGAGATTTAATAAAGTCAAAAGATGTGGATTTAGTGGTCTTTGCTTATAGTGATGTACAACATGAATATGTTATGCATAAAGCATCATTTGTTAATGCTTGTGGTGCTGACTTTATGCTAATGGGAGCTAAAAACGCTCAAATTAAGTCTATCAAACCTGTAATATCAATATGTGCAGTAAGAACTGGTTGTGGAAAAAGCCAGACAACACGCCGAGTTATTGATGTTTTGAAAGTAATGGGAAAGAAGATAGTTGTTATTAGACATCCTATGCCTTATGGAAATCTGGTAAAGCAGAAATTACAAAGATTTGAGACTTATGAAGATTTAGATAAATATAATTGTACCATAGAAGAAAGAGAAGAATATGAACCACACATTAATAATAATACTGTAGTTTATGCCGGAGTTGACTATGAAGCCATTTTGCATGAAGCAGAAAAAGAAAGTGATATTATTATTTGGGATGGTGGAAATAATGATATATCTTTTTATAAAACTGATTTGCAAATAACCGTAGTTGACCCACATCGTGCTGGACATGAATTAAAATATTATCCAGGCGAGACCAATCTCCGATTGGCTGATGTGGTTGTAATCAATAAAATAGATTCCGCTAATAACAATGATATTCTTACAGTAAGAGAAAATATACAGAAGATAAATCCGAAAGCAGTGGTTGTTGATGCTGCTTCACCAATTTCTGTAGATAAACCAGAAATCATCAAAGGTAAGAGAGTATTAGTTGTTGAAGATGGACCAACTTTGACACACGGTGAGATGAAATATGGAGCAGGGATAGTTGCCGCCAAAAAGTTCGGTTGTAAAGAATTAGTTGACCCCAGACCATTTACTGTTGGAACTATTACTAAAACTTTTGAGAAATATCCTGAAATAGGTTTATTACTGCCTGCTATGGGATATTCTGCCAAACAGATAAATGATTTAGAAGAAACTATCAACAATACTGATTGTGATTCAGTAATTATTGCTACTCCAATTGATTTGAATAGAATTATTAATATTGACAAGCCTACAGCCCGAGTTAGATATTATTTACAAGAAATTGGATATCCCAACTTA
- a CDS encoding DUF5320 domain-containing protein has product MPRGDRTGPDGMGPMTGRGLGYCAGYSSPGFTKGVPRGGAGYGRGYGRGYGFGRGRGFGRGYYPNPYIGNAPYYPYPNPTPYTPENEKQVLENELKMMKDEMKSIEKRLEELKTKK; this is encoded by the coding sequence ATGCCAAGAGGTGATAGAACAGGTCCTGACGGAATGGGACCAATGACAGGTAGAGGATTGGGTTATTGTGCTGGTTATTCAAGTCCTGGATTCACAAAAGGTGTTCCCCGCGGTGGTGCTGGTTATGGCCGTGGTTACGGTCGTGGTTATGGCTTCGGTCGTGGAAGAGGATTTGGTAGAGGCTACTATCCGAACCCTTATATAGGTAATGCGCCTTATTACCCATATCCAAATCCTACACCATATACACCAGAAAATGAAAAGCAGGTTCTTGAGAATGAACTTAAAATGATGAAGGATGAAATGAAATCGATTGAAAAGCGTCTTGAGGAACTCAAAACCAAGAAGTAA
- a CDS encoding NifB/NifX family molybdenum-iron cluster-binding protein → MKKIRVAFATDDGKTFMGRHFGDSNFYDIYEFDENRANFVERIDNTVDEKEKVHADPKKAKGIAKLLMDENVKVVVSKIFGPNIKRIRKKFVCIVINDDSLEDSMNRICKNIRLVMDEWEKGEKRKHLTFRKKREL, encoded by the coding sequence ATGAAAAAAATAAGAGTAGCTTTTGCCACTGACGATGGCAAAACATTTATGGGTAGGCATTTTGGTGATTCTAATTTTTATGATATTTATGAATTTGATGAAAACCGGGCGAACTTTGTCGAAAGGATTGATAATACAGTCGATGAAAAGGAAAAGGTTCACGCAGATCCCAAAAAGGCAAAAGGCATTGCCAAACTTTTAATGGATGAAAATGTAAAAGTTGTTGTCTCAAAAATTTTCGGACCCAATATAAAGAGAATAAGAAAAAAATTTGTATGTATTGTTATAAATGATGATTCTCTTGAAGATAGTATGAACCGTATTTGTAAAAACATCAGACTTGTTATGGATGAATGGGAAAAAGGTGAAAAAAGAAAGCATTTAACTTTCAGAAAAAAGAGAGAGTTATGA
- a CDS encoding DUF134 domain-containing protein: protein MTRPRIERRVEEPPRFQRFKPVGIPARLLEQIPLTLDEFEALRLADYKDLEHEAAANQMEISRPTFTRLIDAARKKVAKAIVEGKEIFIMGGAIYFRNNIVKCLNCGTIIPIDFESNVDVKCPNCGGTDFVNLAQQFGFGQCHRGRHRHGRR from the coding sequence ATGACAAGACCAAGAATAGAGCGAAGAGTAGAAGAGCCGCCGAGATTCCAGCGGTTCAAACCTGTTGGAATTCCTGCAAGGTTATTAGAGCAGATTCCGTTAACTTTAGATGAATTTGAAGCATTGAGATTGGCAGACTATAAAGACCTGGAACATGAAGCAGCTGCGAATCAAATGGAAATCTCCCGTCCAACTTTTACAAGATTAATTGATGCAGCAAGAAAAAAAGTGGCAAAAGCAATTGTAGAGGGGAAAGAAATCTTTATTATGGGGGGAGCAATCTATTTTAGAAATAATATTGTAAAATGTCTCAATTGTGGAACTATTATTCCTATTGATTTTGAAAGCAATGTTGATGTCAAATGTCCTAATTGTGGCGGAACAGATTTTGTCAATCTGGCACAGCAATTTGGTTTTGGGCAATGCCATAGAGGTAGGCATAGACATGGCAGAAGATAA
- a CDS encoding DUF5320 domain-containing protein, protein MPRRDGTGPEGLGPGTGRRRGPCFGTLYNKKGHISIWRSMILPAVGFIINDARKPDGITQRTVRSLISHFKNKKQIQQDKEDKKVINADFKVVEAEKGDKNAKR, encoded by the coding sequence ATGCCAAGAAGAGACGGTACAGGTCCAGAAGGCCTAGGACCAGGAACAGGCAGAAGAAGAGGACCTTGCTTTGGAACTTTATATAATAAGAAAGGTCATATATCTATCTGGCGTTCAATGATATTGCCAGCAGTAGGTTTTATAATAAATGATGCACGAAAACCAGATGGAATTACTCAACGAACCGTTCGCAGCTTAATATCGCATTTTAAGAATAAAAAACAAATTCAACAAGATAAAGAAGACAAAAAAGTCATAAACGCTGATTTTAAAGTAGTTGAAGCTGAGAAAGGAGATAAAAATGCCAAGAGGTGA
- a CDS encoding class I SAM-dependent methyltransferase, whose protein sequence is MNSQIKNWEQKQGVKFLSKIGVKKNFVLLDFGARIGHYSIPAALVVGRKGKVFALDKNESALDELKEKSEKLSLENIEIVKTDGRLQIDFPDSYFDAVLLYDILHFLSKNQRKILFTEILRVLKKDGLVSVYPKHINNDYPMRELENLTITDIIREIEEFGLDFSKKICETISHDDFLNYGCVINFKKERK, encoded by the coding sequence ATGAATTCTCAAATAAAAAATTGGGAGCAAAAACAAGGTGTAAAATTCTTAAGTAAGATCGGGGTGAAGAAAAACTTCGTGCTTCTTGATTTCGGTGCTAGGATTGGTCATTATAGTATTCCAGCTGCACTTGTTGTTGGTAGAAAAGGCAAAGTATTTGCTCTGGATAAGAATGAATCCGCTCTGGATGAATTAAAAGAGAAATCAGAAAAACTTTCTTTGGAAAATATTGAAATTGTAAAAACCGATGGCAGATTGCAAATTGATTTTCCCGACAGCTACTTTGATGCTGTGCTTTTGTATGATATCCTTCACTTTTTGAGTAAGAATCAAAGAAAAATTCTATTTACCGAAATCTTGCGTGTATTAAAAAAAGATGGACTAGTTTCTGTTTATCCAAAACATATTAATAATGATTATCCAATGAGAGAATTGGAAAATCTAACTATTACAGATATAATTAGAGAGATAGAAGAATTCGGGTTAGATTTTTCCAAAAAGATATGCGAGACCATAAGCCACGATGATTTTCTAAATTATGGATGTGTTATTAATTTTAAAAAGGAGCGAAAATAA